The nucleotide sequence GAAGGCGAGGTGGAAGCCGCACACGAAGAAGCCGGCCATCAGCAGCATGTAGGAGCGGTGGGCGAGCGCCTCGGTCAATGCGTGCGTCAGGCTCTGCGACGCGGTCTCGGCGTCCGGCCGGGGCGGATCAGCCGGCGGCGTCATCAGCACGACCGATAGCGGCAGCACGATCAGCATCGCCGCGCCGAACACCATCAAGGTGGCGTCCCAGCCGATGGCTGCCTTCAGGTACACCGCCAGCGGCGCGTAGAGGAACTGGCCGAACGAGCCCGCCGCCGAGCCGGCCCCCAGCGCCATCGGCCGCCACGACAGCGGCAGCAGCTTGCCGAATGCCGCCAGCACCAGATTGAACGAGCAGCCCGCGAGGCCGAACCCGATCAGGACGCCGGCCGAGAGGTGGAGCGAGGTCGGGTCGGCAGCGTTCGCCATCCAGACCAGCCCGGCGGCGTAAAGCACCGCGCCGACCACCAGCACCTTGGCGAGGCCGTAGCGGTCGGCAATGGCACCGGCGACCGGCTGGCCGATGCCCCACAGGATGTTCTGAAGGGCGGCGGAGAACGAGAAGATCGCCAGCGCCCAGCTGCGGTCGACCGACATCTCGTTGGTGAAGAAGCCCATCGCCGAGCGCGGGCCGAACGACACCATGGCGATCAGGCAGCCGGCGAGCACGATCATCGCCGGCGTTCGCCAGCGCGTCGGGACGGCAGCAGGCGGTGCGGAACGCGCGGCGGGGGGCGCGGACATTCAGACACTCCGGAAATCGAGCGCAAAACCAACCATGCCGCGCCGCCCGGCGCAATGCGCCCGCCGGCATGAGGGCGTCGCGCCACCGCGGGGGATGCCGGTGCGATGTGGATGGCCCCACGTGCGACGAAGCGCGCCCGCGGGCGTCAGCGCGGCGAAGCGCCGCCGCCCGCAGCGCTCGCAGCGCATTGGTTTCGAGTGGTTTTTTCGACAGCCGCCGACAGTTCCCCGCCAGCGGCATGGCCGCCTGTTACGGAACGATGAAATATCCGGCTTCTCATTTTTGTGACGATCGGTTATAAAAGATGTGCTCGGATTGAGAATAAGGGTGCTCGGTTCGACGTGCCGGCGGATCAGCTTTCGCTGAGGGGCCTTTCTTTGGTCCTTTGACACGCCGTCGGCTTCCTGTGTGGCCGGCCTGTTTGTTAACCCGTCAGCAAATGGGGAAACCGGCTTTAACGGGGA is from Blastochloris viridis and encodes:
- a CDS encoding MFS transporter — encoded protein: MSAPPAARSAPPAAVPTRWRTPAMIVLAGCLIAMVSFGPRSAMGFFTNEMSVDRSWALAIFSFSAALQNILWGIGQPVAGAIADRYGLAKVLVVGAVLYAAGLVWMANAADPTSLHLSAGVLIGFGLAGCSFNLVLAAFGKLLPLSWRPMALGAGSAAGSFGQFLYAPLAVYLKAAIGWDATLMVFGAAMLIVLPLSVVLMTPPADPPRPDAETASQSLTHALTEALAHRSYMLLMAGFFVCGFHLAFITIHLPKYLVDHGISNAVGGWVMALIGLFNLAGSLLAGYWSGKVSKPYLLSAIYLARAALIVGFVLLPLTPWTALAFGAGIGLLWLSTVPPTSGLVLVMFGPRWMAMLFGLVFLSHQIGSFLGVWLAGVLYDSTGSYDVVWWLGVALGLFAALVHLPIQEKPVERPAARLASSPA